Proteins from a genomic interval of Niabella soli DSM 19437:
- a CDS encoding helix-turn-helix domain-containing protein yields MLNFHKYLAKTSVEDSWGLYVTTVGYSKIREHQPYPVSKDHPNTHRFTWNKGRILNDYYIVFISKGSGVFETAHQEASTVNEGSCFLLFPGTWHRYKPLSKIGWEEYWIGFNGFYPQHLMESDFFNKKNPVIHVGLNESLLMAFHDLIGTIKTAAPGYHQLIAGFALQIISQVYTASVYKKENINDALQYISKAKFLLQEALESDVSMTAIAKQLMVSYSKFRKDFKQVTGMSPNQYHLELRLGKASELLRASNLPVIEVADQTGFETLFYFSRIFKKKFNVSPREYRQLHRTTQHAAY; encoded by the coding sequence ATGTTGAACTTTCACAAATACCTGGCAAAAACATCTGTAGAGGATAGCTGGGGGCTTTATGTAACCACTGTAGGCTATTCAAAGATCCGGGAACACCAGCCTTACCCGGTGAGTAAAGATCACCCGAACACCCACCGTTTTACCTGGAACAAAGGGCGCATCCTTAATGATTATTATATCGTTTTTATATCGAAGGGGAGCGGCGTATTTGAGACCGCCCACCAGGAGGCCTCCACGGTTAATGAAGGAAGCTGTTTTTTATTGTTTCCCGGCACCTGGCACCGTTATAAACCTTTGTCAAAAATAGGGTGGGAAGAATACTGGATCGGGTTCAACGGCTTTTATCCGCAGCACCTGATGGAATCGGATTTTTTTAATAAAAAAAACCCGGTCATTCATGTGGGGCTGAACGAAAGCCTCCTGATGGCCTTTCATGACCTGATCGGCACCATTAAAACCGCGGCACCCGGGTATCACCAGCTAATTGCCGGATTCGCCCTGCAAATAATATCGCAGGTTTATACGGCCTCTGTTTATAAAAAGGAAAATATCAATGATGCGCTGCAGTATATTTCTAAAGCCAAATTTTTATTACAGGAAGCATTAGAAAGCGATGTGTCTATGACGGCGATAGCCAAACAGCTTATGGTGAGCTATTCCAAATTCAGAAAAGACTTTAAGCAGGTAACCGGGATGTCGCCCAACCAGTACCACTTGGAATTGAGGCTGGGAAAGGCATCGGAATTACTGCGCGCCTCCAACCTTCCCGTGATTGAAGTGGCTGACCAAACAGGGTTTGAGACCCTTTTCTATTTTTCCAGGATTTTTAAAAAGAAATTCAACGTATCTCCCAGGGAATACCGGCAGTTGCATCGAACCACGCAGCACGCGGCTTATTGA